A DNA window from bacterium contains the following coding sequences:
- a CDS encoding DUF2723 domain-containing protein produces the protein MTEAIKSKGSDFWPVLALGGLVLVAYLAVSPAGFSLGDGPELAASAVLLGIPHPPGYPLFINLGHLFTALAGDGLLGLRLLNVLAVSAAAGFVFGALGALGLRRTSAFLATLLFSASAIAVRGAVFVEVYGFTLLGLAVVLWAIIRSRGDKATTRDLLALALCYGLALAHHITQIFLAPAVLYVLIRYAREKKPPAAFYALFTTAGLLGLSAYLYLPVRTAAGPAVAWFSPDSLERLGFVLGGASYGEYWGVSGGYFWSNAGLLGGYLLGQLPVYLVGASLAGFALLVRRRPVLTVALAAGALADLYWAARYAVIGLEVFFLLGCFLFVFAAVYALGYALDRLFTFVEERRVGLLCAVRGAGSAAVAVLAVAGFLNASVPEDLAVRPHGANLLRCPPPDAAVLFTGDLSFPLLYRHYARDGRPDVVVADEAGMITSPRVQALVRRRISDGAEAFYSDPPQSANRFPAARWGYGYLFPPVAATTSARPTAYLEAVGPGGIYADETAARYLLARFETPGGAPLWEVAGERASEYAGVSPHAHLALGRWLLERNPGAAAEEFRRAAELNPWMPSARYSLALALLAAGDAPGARDELEAALAGFAEPEVKILAERLLSDLR, from the coding sequence TTGACGGAGGCCATCAAATCCAAGGGGAGCGACTTCTGGCCGGTCCTGGCGCTTGGCGGGCTCGTCCTCGTCGCGTACCTGGCGGTCTCGCCCGCCGGGTTCTCCCTGGGCGACGGACCCGAGCTGGCCGCCTCCGCTGTCCTTCTCGGGATTCCCCACCCGCCCGGGTATCCCCTCTTCATCAACCTGGGCCACCTGTTCACCGCGCTCGCGGGCGACGGGCTCTTGGGTCTGCGCCTTTTGAACGTCCTCGCCGTTTCCGCCGCGGCGGGTTTCGTCTTCGGTGCCCTGGGCGCGCTCGGGCTCAGGCGGACGTCGGCCTTTCTCGCGACCCTTTTATTCTCCGCCTCCGCCATCGCCGTCCGGGGGGCGGTCTTCGTCGAGGTTTACGGCTTCACCCTGCTAGGCCTCGCTGTGGTTCTATGGGCGATTATCCGCAGCCGGGGCGACAAGGCGACGACCCGGGACCTCCTCGCGCTGGCCCTCTGTTACGGTCTGGCCCTGGCCCACCACATCACCCAAATTTTCCTGGCGCCGGCCGTCCTCTACGTTTTAATCAGGTACGCGCGGGAAAAGAAACCGCCGGCGGCCTTCTACGCCCTGTTTACGACGGCGGGGCTCCTCGGCCTCTCGGCCTACCTCTACCTCCCGGTCCGGACAGCCGCGGGCCCGGCCGTCGCCTGGTTCTCACCGGACAGCCTGGAGAGGCTGGGCTTCGTCCTCGGGGGCGCCAGCTACGGCGAGTACTGGGGCGTGAGCGGCGGTTACTTCTGGAGCAACGCGGGGCTGCTGGGCGGGTACCTCTTGGGTCAGCTCCCGGTGTACCTCGTCGGGGCGTCCCTGGCCGGGTTCGCGCTCTTGGTCCGGCGGCGGCCGGTGCTGACGGTTGCCCTGGCCGCGGGGGCGCTGGCCGACCTCTACTGGGCGGCGCGGTACGCCGTCATCGGGCTCGAGGTCTTCTTCCTCCTGGGGTGCTTCCTCTTCGTCTTCGCGGCGGTGTACGCGCTCGGATACGCGCTGGACCGCCTGTTCACCTTCGTCGAGGAGCGGAGGGTGGGGCTGCTATGCGCGGTCCGGGGAGCGGGCTCGGCCGCCGTAGCCGTCCTGGCCGTGGCCGGCTTCCTGAACGCCTCGGTGCCGGAGGATCTGGCGGTGCGGCCCCACGGTGCGAACCTCTTGCGCTGCCCGCCGCCGGATGCCGCGGTCCTCTTCACGGGGGACCTCAGCTTCCCCCTCCTCTACCGTCACTACGCCCGCGACGGGCGGCCGGATGTCGTCGTGGCGGACGAGGCCGGGATGATAACCTCCCCCCGGGTTCAGGCGCTGGTCCGGCGGCGAATTTCCGACGGCGCCGAGGCGTTCTACTCCGACCCCCCCCAGAGCGCGAACCGGTTCCCCGCGGCCCGCTGGGGCTACGGTTACCTCTTCCCCCCCGTGGCGGCGACGACGTCGGCCCGGCCCACGGCGTACCTCGAGGCGGTCGGGCCCGGCGGGATTTACGCCGACGAGACGGCCGCTCGCTACCTCCTGGCCCGCTTCGAAACCCCGGGCGGCGCCCCGCTGTGGGAGGTCGCCGGAGAACGAGCCTCGGAGTACGCCGGGGTTTCGCCCCACGCCCACCTCGCCCTGGGCCGGTGGCTGTTGGAGAGAAATCCCGGCGCCGCGGCGGAGGAGTTCCGTCGGGCCGCGGAGCTGAATCCCTGGATGCCCAGCGCCCGTTACAGCCTTGCCCTGGCTCTTCTGGCCGCGGGAGACGCACCCGGGGCCCGGGACGAGCTCGAGGCGGCCCTCGCCGGTTTCGCCGAGCCCGAGGTCAAGATTCTCGCGGAGCGCCTCTTGTCCGATCTGCGCTAG
- the glmS gene encoding glutamine--fructose-6-phosphate transaminase (isomerizing), producing MCGIVGYVGNKVAQSVLLVGLEKLEYRGYDSAGIATIHRGELGVRKKEGKLRQLTDLLASQPLGGTIGIGHTRWATHGEPSDINAHPHTDGDDRLAIVHNGVIENYLQLREELEKAGHVFKSETDSEVVAHLLADYLSDGLPPQRALLATFSRMDGYFALAVISEQFPDTVYAIRQGPPLVIGLGEGENFIASDTNALLRFTRRVVFVEDGQVVELTRDRVTVIDREAQPIELVVREIKLDDQDLDKGDYAHYMLKEIFEQPRLLGDIFISRVANHRDIAFSNLGLTPQELNSVSRVVIQAAGTSWHAGLVGKYLLEHYVRLHVEVDVSSEFRYRNPVLGGDTIVMAISQSGETADTLAGIREAKSKFIKVISLVNVEGSTIDRESDGVIHLMAGPEIGVASTKAFTAQLIALVLLAMHWGRLKYAIDDDAVRKVLRELEQIPAKMERILAQNDALRKLAGEFADAKDFFFIGRGYNYPTALEGALKLKEISYIHATGYPAGELKHGPIALIESDTPVVAICNAGPTYQKTMSNVSEVRARGGRIIVVATEGDTEVGRTADHVIFIPPVIDELSPLLTVVPLQLLAYHVAVLRGCDVDRPRNLAKSVTVE from the coding sequence ATGTGCGGTATCGTCGGGTACGTGGGGAATAAGGTTGCCCAGTCCGTCCTCCTCGTCGGGCTGGAGAAGCTGGAGTACCGCGGCTACGATTCGGCCGGAATCGCGACCATCCACCGCGGCGAGCTCGGGGTGCGTAAAAAAGAAGGCAAGCTGCGTCAGCTCACCGACCTGTTGGCCTCCCAGCCCCTGGGCGGGACCATCGGAATCGGGCACACCCGCTGGGCCACCCACGGCGAGCCCTCGGACATCAACGCCCACCCCCACACCGACGGCGACGACCGCCTGGCCATCGTCCACAACGGCGTCATCGAGAACTACCTCCAGCTCCGGGAGGAGCTCGAGAAGGCGGGTCACGTCTTCAAGAGCGAGACCGACTCCGAGGTGGTGGCCCACCTTCTGGCCGACTACCTCTCCGACGGGCTCCCGCCCCAGCGGGCGCTCCTGGCCACCTTCAGCCGGATGGACGGCTACTTCGCCCTGGCCGTCATCAGCGAGCAATTCCCGGACACCGTCTACGCCATCCGTCAGGGGCCGCCCCTGGTCATCGGCCTCGGGGAGGGCGAGAACTTCATCGCCTCGGACACCAACGCCCTCTTGCGCTTCACCCGGCGGGTGGTCTTCGTGGAGGACGGCCAGGTGGTGGAGCTGACCCGGGACCGGGTGACGGTGATAGACCGCGAGGCCCAGCCAATCGAGCTCGTCGTCCGCGAGATAAAGCTGGACGACCAGGACCTGGACAAGGGCGATTACGCCCACTACATGCTCAAGGAGATTTTCGAGCAGCCGCGCCTGTTGGGCGACATCTTCATCAGCCGGGTCGCCAACCACCGGGACATCGCCTTCTCCAACCTCGGCCTCACCCCCCAGGAGCTGAACTCGGTCAGCCGGGTGGTGATCCAGGCCGCGGGCACGAGCTGGCACGCCGGCCTGGTGGGCAAGTACCTCCTGGAGCACTACGTCAGGCTCCACGTCGAGGTGGACGTGTCGAGCGAGTTCCGCTACCGCAACCCCGTCCTGGGCGGCGACACCATCGTCATGGCCATCAGCCAGTCCGGGGAGACGGCGGACACACTGGCCGGCATCCGCGAGGCCAAGAGCAAGTTCATCAAGGTCATCTCCCTGGTCAACGTCGAGGGGTCCACCATTGACCGGGAGTCGGACGGGGTCATCCACCTGATGGCGGGCCCGGAGATAGGGGTCGCCTCGACCAAGGCTTTCACCGCCCAGCTCATCGCCCTGGTCCTGTTGGCCATGCACTGGGGTCGGCTGAAGTACGCCATAGACGACGACGCCGTGCGCAAGGTCCTGCGCGAGCTGGAGCAGATACCGGCGAAGATGGAGCGGATTCTGGCCCAGAACGACGCCCTGCGGAAGCTGGCCGGCGAGTTCGCCGACGCCAAGGACTTCTTCTTCATCGGCCGGGGGTACAATTATCCCACCGCCCTCGAGGGGGCGCTCAAGCTCAAGGAAATCTCCTACATCCACGCCACGGGTTACCCCGCCGGGGAGCTCAAGCACGGCCCCATCGCCCTCATCGAGTCCGACACGCCGGTGGTGGCCATCTGCAACGCGGGGCCCACGTACCAGAAGACGATGTCCAACGTGTCCGAGGTCCGGGCCCGGGGCGGGAGGATAATCGTCGTGGCCACCGAGGGGGACACCGAGGTCGGCAGGACGGCCGACCACGTGATTTTCATCCCGCCGGTGATAGACGAGCTCTCGCCGCTTCTGACCGTGGTGCCGCTGCAGCTTCTGGCCTACCACGTGGCGGTGCTGCGCGGCTGCGACGTGGATCGGCCGCGCAACCTGGCCAAGAGCGTCACGGTGGAGTGA
- a CDS encoding biotin transporter BioY, giving the protein MLLADRPRWVKLLVTLGAAGAALLFAPLATRLHGVEAYTGLATAVAAVSAGFLPPLWALAGAALPLLLGAIGLPVLPGGNAGLGFFASGAGGYALAPLFFAGLGGLFLWLSWNEPRPGTFALGLFVALVASNLTGTLWLVGPGGYSWIETFRLGTLWMAVGDFFRSGIAFSVFFFYRRETRRRDVVRRQRSERRRRKEERYALLEALDREEKKPPEGGDVDGEEVERARRELKAREEEDLPPYFRL; this is encoded by the coding sequence ATGCTTCTGGCCGACAGACCACGCTGGGTGAAGCTCCTCGTCACCCTCGGGGCGGCGGGGGCCGCCCTTCTCTTCGCCCCTCTGGCGACCCGGCTGCACGGCGTCGAGGCCTACACCGGTCTGGCGACGGCGGTGGCCGCCGTCTCGGCGGGTTTTCTCCCGCCCCTGTGGGCCCTGGCCGGAGCCGCCCTGCCCCTCCTGCTCGGCGCAATCGGGCTGCCGGTCCTCCCGGGGGGTAACGCGGGGCTCGGATTCTTCGCCTCGGGGGCCGGCGGTTACGCCCTGGCCCCGCTCTTTTTCGCCGGCCTCGGCGGGCTCTTTCTCTGGCTGAGCTGGAACGAGCCGCGGCCCGGCACCTTCGCCCTGGGGCTGTTCGTGGCCCTCGTGGCTTCCAACCTGACCGGGACGCTCTGGCTCGTCGGCCCGGGCGGGTATTCCTGGATCGAGACCTTCCGGCTCGGTACGCTCTGGATGGCCGTGGGCGACTTTTTCCGCTCAGGTATAGCCTTCAGCGTCTTCTTCTTCTACCGGCGGGAGACGAGGCGGCGGGATGTCGTCCGGCGGCAAAGGTCGGAGCGCCGTCGGCGGAAGGAGGAGCGTTACGCGCTCCTGGAAGCCCTGGACCGGGAGGAGAAAAAACCGCCCGAGGGCGGCGATGTGGACGGGGAGGAGGTGGAGCGGGCCCGGCGGGAGCTGAAGGCGCGCGAGGAGGAGGACCTGCCGCCCTACTTCAGGCTCTAG
- a CDS encoding VanZ family protein: MSGEGEPRVWPGRIGRILASVGLLAGMVGIFFLSEASELPQPPLIFPGLDKLEHAAAFGILGVLAYLALGVRHRGGKPDFRPILLAVVIVTLYAVFDELHQARVPGRNPSFYDGLADMGGAILAVTFCWKLFRRALRRRGVIQKSKRPPGPGTA; the protein is encoded by the coding sequence TTGTCAGGCGAGGGTGAGCCGCGCGTCTGGCCCGGAAGAATCGGGCGCATACTGGCCTCCGTCGGGCTTCTGGCGGGGATGGTCGGTATCTTCTTCCTGTCGGAAGCGAGCGAGCTGCCGCAGCCGCCTTTAATTTTCCCCGGTCTGGACAAGCTGGAGCACGCAGCAGCCTTCGGCATCCTGGGGGTCCTGGCCTACCTGGCGCTGGGCGTGCGCCACCGCGGAGGAAAGCCGGATTTTCGGCCGATACTCCTGGCCGTCGTCATCGTAACGCTCTACGCCGTCTTCGATGAGCTGCACCAGGCCCGTGTACCGGGGCGGAACCCCTCCTTCTACGACGGCCTCGCCGACATGGGCGGGGCCATCCTGGCGGTGACTTTTTGCTGGAAGCTCTTCCGGCGGGCCTTGCGCCGACGCGGCGTAATCCAAAAATCGAAACGACCGCCGGGACCCGGAACGGCCTAG